AGCAAGAAAGAAGTCAATATAAGCCACGTAACCGAGGTTAATGCACAAGTCCGACCAGCACTTGTGCCAAGGATTAACACCGCCTCCTCATTCAATTCGCGTAGTTAGTTGCCGAGACTTGGTCTAGCTAAGTAGCGCTACGGAGGTAGGCTACGTACCTCGATGCGGTTATGTTTTTCCCCCGTTATAGTTTCCCCGCATTCTTCTCGGCAATCTACCTTGAGTGCAACTGTCCATTCCGGCAActcctcatccttcaacCCTCCACCAAAGACCGACCCTTTCACCGTGCTCGGCAATGTCAGACAAGTGGCTCCGCTTTGCAGCTCATCAGCCGAAGCGGAAGCGTGCTGAGGCcgtctgcttcttctgccaCTCTAAGAAGATCAAGTGCGACTTGCAGGTGAGTTCAGCGGCCTCTTCTGGCACGGCCGAGTGTGCTGATTTGCTGCTTCAGGGCCGAAGGACCCAGGGTGAAGCAAGATGCACCAACTGTGAGGGTCAGGACCAGGACTGCCTTCTcaggccctcgaggagaggAAAGACGCGCCCGAGGGTGACGGCTCAGAACCAAGATGAGAGTGAGGCTCAGCTTGACCATTTGGCGACTATTGGTGAGCCCGATTTGTTCATGATGGTCACGTTGCGCTATTGCTGACAATCAacatcaagatgatggccaagttgATGCGCCGGAGCCCATGGTCGCAGCCCCTGGCAACGATCTAAGCAACCAGGCCATGGTCCCAACTCCGTCCTCTGCTAGAGCCTCCCAGCCAGGGATCCCGTACACGGCCATAGCGATTGAGGACCCCCCTGGACCAAGCTCGTACCAAGGAACCCAGCCAAGCGCGTCGCCCACTGAGGGTGGCGGGcgaagccatggtggtgatgtcgacACCGGATTTCTACAAGTCTATGGGCCCGAGAACCAGCTCGACGCGGAGCAACAAGAGCTTCTGGCCAGTCTAGACATGGACAACCCGTCATCGGACCCTCGGCAGCAAGAACTCCAACAGAGCTTTTCAGAGACCTACTTTGAGTACTGCTATCCATGGTGTCCCGTGCTCGACCGCGACACCTTGGAAGCGGATCTAGAGAGGTCACCTATGCTAGCCAATGCACTTGCACTCGCCGCAAGTCATGTTCAGCCACCTTTGGTCAAGCATGAGGGACCAGTTGAGTATTATCAGAAAGCTCGCATGATATTCTacaacgacgaggaggcagaTATGCTCACTGCactcaaggccatctcccTATTTTACTGGTGGGCTCCCCGGCCGCCCTCGATAGCACATCGTcattcttcttggtggtggaCGTCGGTCATCATCAGACACGCTCAACAGATGAACATACATCGTGAGCCTACAGAGGAGGCGGCACAGGCGGCGGGAATAGACCTGGGCCTTCGGCGGCGGCTGTGGTGGACGGTATTCGTAAGGACCTCCCAAAGCTGGGCAGTACTGCACACTCTAACTCATCACCTCACAGGCACGAGAACGTCTCACCTCGCTCTGCCAAAGCAAGCCCTGCATCATCTGCCCAGAAGATATGAACATCAGAGAGCCACAGCCGGAAGACTTCCCGAGTGATGCTACCTCTCAAAAGAAGGGGCGCATCTTCCTTTATTGGGTTCGACTGTGTGCCATCATCGGCAAGGTCTCCAAGGTCTTGTCTCAGTCCTCCAGCGCTCCTTTCCCTGCGGACCTTAGACAAGAACTCGTCAACTGGGTGCAGACTCTACCGCCAGACCTCCAGCTCTCGATTGGCTCCAGCCGAACAGTATCCTTCGATCGAGATGTCCATCAGCTCCATCTGCCATACCTCACTACTGTTATCATCATCCACCTACAAAGGACGGCGCCAGACTTGCCCCAAGCTCTCCCACCCGCGATACTAGCCGCGTCGTGTATTGCGAGGATCCTCAGGGATATCCTATCACGTGGTAATGCCCGGTTTCTCATGGCCATCACCTGTTGGTACTGCGGCACTGCCTTCATTGCGCTGCTTCAAGCCAGTCGCATCAAGCAGTTCTCgcaagaggcagaggagggcCTAGACATCTTGGAACAAGCGGTTGGCCAGCTACAAAAGATGTGGGCTTCTGCAAATGTCATCCGGCAAGGCTTTGAACGATTACGCAGTCTGCGACGAACAATGATACAATCTGGTCGACCAAAGCCTGCGGCAGCTCACGGGGGTGGCCTGCCTGACGAATTCAACTGGATTCTGCTTTTCCCTTTTGTAACCAGGTCAACAAGCAGGATCGCTGATCACTTGATTGCTGATAAAGAGCTTGGTACTACAGTAACGGCACTTCCATCACCTGAGAATGGTGTTTTTCATCATGATCTTCTCGAAGGGTATCAGGATCTCCTGGAGCCATTTGTCGACTACACATTTGACTTTTCCACCCTGGGATTTGAGACTTCGTAAAGCTTGTCAACAATAACAATGCAATGACAATCTACTTGCTGGGTGCTGCAATCTTCCGCTACTGAGTCTTGTTAGGTCTGACGGGTACAGTTGTAGCAGCCTCCCTTCGCTTCTTCGTGATTCTGCAGCCTCGTCAAGATCATTTGTGTTGTTACTGGGTAATTCACTAACCCTGTCCACCGCcgaagagaaagagatgtCGGGCCGTCACCTGTGTCTCAGCATTCAAGCCAATTACTCCAAGTCGCATATATGCCACGTTCTTTCGAAGCGCAGTCCTTGTTTCACTACTCAAAAACAAATCTTTGTATGGTGACCTACTTCTAGCTATGTCGTTCCTCATCCAATGTGTTTCTCAGCGTCCAACTTCCAAGTCTAGGTTGAAAGAGTTTCCGCCTTCTCTACGTACCACGACAGATCGCTCTCCGGGTCCATCTCAAAAGCCGTGAAGCCATTTCCCATGAACCGGAAAGAGTTTGCCGTGTTATACGTGATGTCAAAGTCTTCTGCCCGAATGTCCTGGAGTAAGCGGTTGAACAGATGAGCACTACCGCCAAACAAGGACGTGACTCGCCCGTCGATTGTGCCTCTCTTGTACCAGCTGCGACATCCTCCGCTCCAGACAAGCGTCTTGTGTATCTCATCACAGTACTTGATGAAGTCATCCACCTTGTCTTGCTTGGGGACAACGTGCTTGATGTCTTCAGTGGCAATCTTCTTGATCCACTTGACAAAGTAATCGCCCGTCCAGTTCAGTGACTCAACGAGGGAGCCATGTCCACCGAGACAGTTTGgtcccatcatcatgaagtAGTTGGGCATCTCGGGGACCGCCACCGACATGTACGACTCTGGATCTTCCTTCCACTTCTCCCTGAGATCGGCGCCCTTGAGGCcgatgatgggatggcgAGGCCTGAAGGAAACGTCGAAGCCGGTTGCACACACGACTGGGATAATAGTCAGCTTGCTAGTCTTGGGTCAAACAGGTTACAACTTCACTTACTGACGTCACATTCATACTCCTCGCCATCGGCCGTGCACACACTGTTCTCCGTCACCTTTGTGATAGGGCTATCTGTCAAACGGCAGTGTGGCTTCAGGAATGATTCCAGGTACCCTGGCCCTGGCGTAATACGCCTGCATCCCAGCTCCCACTTTGGAATCAACTTGCTACATAGCACAGGGTCGTGGTTGAGCTTTTCAGCCATCTGTGCAGCGGCCATCTTCATGCCTGCGTCATTATTCTCGCCCTTTCGGAAGATGTAAAACGACTTGTTTGTCCGGGAGATGATGCCCTTTCGAtgctcaagatgaagctcAGGGTCCTGGAACCGAGCTTTGTCTTCTTCCGAGTATGGTGGGTTTGGGTCGTCGTCCTCTCGGCCGAGGTGTTTTGACGGCGGTGCTCGATAATAAACCCAAGCTGGACCACGAACAAAGTTGACAACATCTGTGCCGGGGAGCCTGGCCATTTGGGGAACAATCTGGATTCCAGAAGAGCCGTTGCCGATGACTGCTATCCTCTTGTTTGAGTAGTCATAGTTGTGATTCCAGTCGGCCGAGTGAGTTATGTGGCCTT
This is a stretch of genomic DNA from Fusarium keratoplasticum isolate Fu6.1 chromosome 15, whole genome shotgun sequence. It encodes these proteins:
- a CDS encoding Zn(2)-C6 fungal-type domain-containing protein translates to MSDKWLRFAAHQPKRKRAEAVCFFCHSKKIKCDLQVSSAASSGTAECADLLLQGRRTQGEARCTNCEGQDQDCLLRPSRRGKTRPRVTAQNQDESEAQLDHLATIDDGQVDAPEPMVAAPGNDLSNQAMVPTPSSARASQPGIPYTAIAIEDPPGPSSYQGTQPSASPTEGGGRSHGGDVDTGFLQVYGPENQLDAEQQELLASLDMDNPSSDPRQQELQQSFSETYFEYCYPWCPVLDRDTLEADLERSPMLANALALAASHVQPPLVKHEGPVEYYQKARMIFYNDEEADMLTALKAISLFYWWAPRPPSIAHRHSSWWWTSVIIRHAQQMNIHREPTEEAAQAAGIDLGLRRRLWWTVFARERLTSLCQSKPCIICPEDMNIREPQPEDFPSDATSQKKGRIFLYWVRLCAIIGKVSKVLSQSSSAPFPADLRQELVNWVQTLPPDLQLSIGSSRTVSFDRDVHQLHLPYLTTVIIIHLQRTAPDLPQALPPAILAASCIARILRDILSRGNARFLMAITCWYCGTAFIALLQASRIKQFSQEAEEGLDILEQAVGQLQKMWASANVIRQGFERLRSLRRTMIQSGRPKPAAAHGGGLPDEFNWILLFPFVTRSTSRIADHLIADKELGTTVTALPSPENGVFHHDLLEGYQDLLEPFVDYTFDFSTLGFETS